From the genome of Lytechinus pictus isolate F3 Inbred chromosome 4, Lp3.0, whole genome shotgun sequence:
AAGGAATGAAAAATGGAAGTCGAACTTTTTTGGTTCCGATCTCTGATGAGAGCCATGCCGCATATCATGTAGGAATGAACACATTGCCACCAAGTGTGTTCGCAGTGCATTCACCTTGTGACTACTGTATGTGAAAAGGTGATtcgaatatttatatttaacaGTGGGAAGATGAGTTCACATTGGAGGCACTTCTACAGTGTAAACGCTCACAGTGCATTCACATAATGGACTATGTGAATGTGtgtcacactgttaaatttaaGCATTTTGATAAAGCGAAGTTAGCTTTACCTTTACAACCAAGATTTGGTATCGCATTATGCCTAAATAAACAATGCTAACGCAATGGTTGAGCTATATATAACCCTGCAAACTAAGACGTTTCAAGctcttttttcatgtttttgcaATTTTGGTGAACAGCTAGAATGTCCTATCTGACTAAAACGATGCAAGCGCAAAGCACAagctgttttatttatttattttttaacacacatatttaggcctatatcaaCTGGACACAATTGTAATTGGGAACATGATACATTTTGCGAGTGCGAAATACGAGTCGTAACTTATTGGTATATTGATTGGGAAAGAGGTGACATTTAAGCTTTTTTTACATACGATACGTTGTCAGTAAACAATGCGAACGCGGAGCTCGAGCAAATGAATTCGATACCTACTGATCTGCAAACAGGACATGCCTTGCATGTGTGTCACTGAAATAGGCCTAAGGCGGGCGCGATCGAAGCGTAAGCTGAATATTGTTATATATACTGATAAAAAAGGAATGTTTTGAAGGCTgctttttaggaattcatgtaCGTGATACTTTCCCATTAATCATTCGAACGTCAAGCATGACCTGaatgtgaaaacaaaataatttgaacgcgcgaagcgcaagttgaaatattgtttgtgcattgacttgaaaacgaaCCATTTTAAGCGCAATGAACACGATTGGAGTGAAATAGAAAAACGAGCAGATAAtgtaatatatttgatataatgaCCTACAATCctgcataatttatattttgcaaattttcctCTCGTTATTTTCGCTTTTCTTCTTGCtcatatttatttcttctctccTTGAGTTcaccattttgaaaaataatgaaagggtTGTTTCATGATGAAAGGCCGGGTTGCTTGATTACGCAGTTCATGAAGCCCGGATCGGACCGTAAGATCAAGAACGGTGCTAATACGGGGATGCCCCTGCAACAGTGAAAATACGATGAGAAACgatgggaaagagagagaaaagggaaggaagaaGAATATGAAGAGGAAAATTCTTGGCCGTGCAATTTTATAATAGGCCTACCCCTAAAACTCAATCGAGAAAATGTGATGTCTACTTAACgtcacccccacccccctccccataTCAAAATATCTCCTACGCGCCATATACAAAAGAGTACCCTCGGTTATTATTCGttaacatgaactttttttatgTCCGAAATAAACCATATAGGTATCGGTGGAACCAAATATAGGACAACACCAGAAGGATTTGatattgtcatggcaaccaatcACGTGGGCCACTTTGTTCTTACATTGACCTTGATTGACCTAATCAAGAAGAGCGCCCCCAGTCGGATTATCAATGTTTCATCTCTTCTACATAGCTCAATCAGCAATATCGATTACACCAATAAGTCTGGAAAAGGTAACACATTTTGCCGAGATTATCAGTTTATTACTACTTAGAAGTTATTCATTCCATCATTCAAGATGATAATATACCATTTAACCCATCTGGGCTATTCATTATGGTTTTCTAAGAAAGTGATTATTATTGCATTCTATTGTTTGGCAACTTTGCTTTGTTCGAATTTATGTTAAATTAACATGTTTCTCTTTAACATAAATTTCCCATCAAATAGAAAGATTTTGTACAGAATGATGTTTGCATCAAGTTATTAAACATTTGATGTAATTCAATGAGTTACATATACAATTGTTCTTTTTCATTTGGGTCATGCTCCGGCCGATGAATTACTGGCCTGGGCCCTCCATCTACTTGCTTAGAAAATTCATTTGGTAAATTCGTCTCTAAtgagaaactgatccacaatgtgctgcactcaacccaggtgaggtaaatgggtaccggtaggaagtaattccttaaaaagctgtgtgcgctatgaacgcctagcttagccgggtaatataggagcgccttgagcacctaacaaggtggatatgtgcgcaatataaataccctatattattaatgCTGCAGTCAGTAGGCCTACACCGCAAAACCATCTCATCGACCGAATCTATTCctttatttcaaatgacatcgatcggtttggagtcagtttcatTGGTGTCACTGTAACATGAAGATCACCACAACGTCTCTCGATGACATTAAACATTTTCTCAAATCCTTTAATTATATAGTATGATTCTTAATTAAATAGTGTTATTCTTTACAGTTAATATGTCCGTAGTTAAGTTGGTATTAGGTATAAGGTAGTTATGTTGGATGTTTAGTTATGTAAGGTAGTTAAGTTGATAAGTGAGTTTAGTTTATTAAGTTAAGTTAGGTTATGTGAAGTAAAGCGCTTATATTTAGAGAAATTTTGATAGGCGCTGTATagatattgaattattattattattatacaggagtgaaaaaaatggaattctACGGTCGAAGTAAACTGGCCAACGTTCATTTTGCCCGAGAGTTAGCACGCCGCCTAGAGGGGACTGGTGTCACATCTTACTCCCTTCATCCAGGGGCTATCTATTCCAATATATGGGAGACCAGCTGGGGATCGAGCGGGACAAAATTTCTATATTATCTCTTCCTACCTATTCTCACGTGAGTTTTAACCCTTCTATAGCCCGCTGCATACTAGGGCCCGTATTCCGAactcgggtttaatttaaactctggtctaaagttgtggtttaatttTGGATGGGTAAAAGTGACTTTAATCTCTCACAGTAAAAGTTCAATTTATGAGCTCATTATTGACTCTCAGATCATTCATTATTGTCAGGATATAATAACgttattgttttctttattagtAATGCATGATCAAAgagcaagaaaaataaaagaaacctaAAAATTCAATCAAACTTTTTACATGgcagcttcccataattttagcacagagttagagcATGGCTGAAGTTAAACCAGActtgagaatacgggcctatgaattgttaaaaaaattgaggTGTAAAAACCGGCACTAGATAGTGTCCCCCGAGACCACACCCTCGGGTGTTAAGaatacaccctagagattgaatacaACACTAGAAAGTATAAAAGTCACAACCATAGATGTCTTGATAACACCCAGAGGTGTTGGGCTAACAATACAATTTACACACCGGAATGAAGTGAAATGACAGGTGCTATCCTTTGTAAACACCATATAAACACCAAAGTTTTTACCTTGTCTGTGATCCTACCAAAACTAGATATTTGAACAGATCACAACTTCCATTCAACGTGAAAGttaaaaagagtaaaaattattttatttcaagtttgtAATAATTTCGTTTTACTGCAAGCCTTTTACATAACTTCCCTCTTTTCGAGGGAATCTATATTTTCCTCTTTTGTCTCACTTTGTGACGACGGATCTGTGATGTCACTTATTGAGTCAGATGACATTCTCTGTTTCTTACTTTCCATTGCTACCCAAAGTTTTACTGCATTGATAATGTGCTTTACATTAAACATTGTTTTCTTTACATTGATAAATAAAATCTTAAAATCATATCTGAAATAAGCTTTACTTGAACAAAGAGATTAAGATCGAGAGATGAAACTTTCATAAAAGAATACACATTTATTATACAAGTAGACCTACTTCCTTTCCGCTAACCATACACGTAATCATTAATTTGTCGGTATTTAATTGTgagtatattattttgtattgccCTCTTATTTGTTTTGATCATTTGTATATCCTTCTTCTTAGCTTCTTCTTTGCTTATTATGTAATTATGGTCTTCTTATTATAGGTTCTGTATGTTAAGTGAGAAGGATGGTGCCCAGACAACCATTTACTGCGCTATTGACGAGTCAATCACACATCTTTCTGGTGGATACTTCTCTAACTGTCGGAAAGCAAAGGAATCCAAGCTTGCTAAAGATGACAAACTGGCTAAACAGCTGTGGGATGTGAGTTGCGAAGCTACAGGAATCAGTCCGGATATACTAAAAGCCTAATGACCTAGTCAACAGGCGAAGCTGACTGTTAAGACCGACCACGTCTGTTCAAAGACGTACCACCGGGCGGTTTGGAGTTGGTTTCTTGTAACTGGAACACGACACTATTTGTTCGGATTGggcaaaaatatacataaataaaaaattgccgATTTGCAAGCATCTTGCAAGATGGTTCGATTGAAGATTTCTATTATCACGatatcactggcgtaaatccgtgttgatggatcggggggatgactgaaatattttggcattttttttgcaatcatgtttttagatatgcaaggaattgtcattgatatgtccacagtggcgtaccgtgggtcacggcatggggggggggcaccagcaaaatttttgaatcactgagtgagcgcgcgaagcgcgctcagttgccagttatactgacctaatagagacattttaaggacaatgtcattaaacagatatgtatctcactgatcaaataatgcgagcgcgagcttaattttttttatattcacacctaaaaagggacattataatcaaatttgtgtaatcatgataggtacctgtctcgctaaacaatgcgagcgcgaagcgcgagctgaaaatttagataattcagacctgaagtggggcattctaaggtttctttgtaggaattaactaggaccatacgtttTTTATTAAccaactgatgcgagcgcgaagcgcgagctgaaaatttttgatattcagatcagaagaagggacattttaaggactgattttaggaattaatgaagagcagacatatctcaccaatccactaatgcgaacgtaatcacggacaggaaatgtttcatatatacgaagaccttaacatgaggcaatcactttttgagtcatgaaaaagaagcatatgtcactacataaaacaatgataactcaagtgctaggaaatatatttggtttatattgacttgaaaacgggatgttttagtacaacataattatatatctcgttaaacagacaatgcgagcaccaggaacaatgaagacgtaggccctggccaaattgtttcataaagttatgataaaaatgtttcttatgtaatgtaacataacataattataatatgatataacattataatgaatattttcttctttcccactacgtttctcttcctttctccctcttttctcctttcccccctttccccgtttttttttttgggtcagccgatggggggatgtgccccccccccatgccccccgtagttacgccactgtatgtccatatggcaaatacccctccaatattattatcttttttaccccatgatggtttaatggttttattagagattacattcaattttttttgacattccatcttattcccttcccaaagaacccaacattgatgaattggaagaaacgggggtttctcttcaatgttataataaggacataagtatttcgtttggaaatggtgaactggctctttatttgcattttatgattcaataatattgttttatttgttaagcggtattttaggaagaattttcaccaatagaacaattatctcttgtgaattttttttttttcatttctttcgtaaaaagtggggggatgtttgtaaaggccatcccccctcctcgaaaagtggggggggggatatatccccccggGAATTACGCCAGTGCACGATATACATTTTGATGCAATTTGTGCTATCATAATCGATGAATTCGATTAAAATTATCCCGCCGAAATGACGGAACCCTTGATCTGTCGACATTTCACTGACCGTGTTGAACTAAACGTACAATGGCTGTAAAAACTCCGCCACACTTaaatattctattttgttttcgATTGACAGAATCCATTTACACTTTGTTATTCATGTTCAATGATTTTATTGCTTATAAAATTCAAATACCAATGTAGTTTCCAAGCTCCCATAAACTGCCATTAACAgacaatatttccatttttacggTTACcgtaaaaatggaaatactgTCTGTGATACCGTATCTTTAAGTAACAACACAATAATGAAACTGGATGAAAGGATGTTACAATATTTTTACTGTATAACGCTTATTCAGATAGAAATTAAAGCACTTATCATACCATGGCAGAATATATTCGTAAGTGAAAATAGTACTTTAATAACTGTGATATCCTAATTATCGAGACGAGACTTTTGTTACTTGTGAACTTAAATTCAAGAAGGTCattttttctgcattttatattttatttacaaatgaatgaaataaggaAGTGAAAACAAAATTCGATTGCTCTTTGCTATTTTGCTTCTTAAAATTCAAGCAGAATAATTGCACCTATATATTTGcgatgaaataaataatatgcAAAGTGCACAAACaagatcttttttttatgatgaaataaagtCGTTGATATATTAATATTAAGTTATCATAATGGTAATCATCTCACTAAAAATTCCATTGCATGCTTTTATCAAGTAATAGATGGCCAAGTTATATGAGTCAGCTGTAAACCTAGGCCTATATGCTGATTATCAGAACTACCATTTTTGATATTCTCTATgacatacattatttttttctcccgcatttttttcttcatataaatCACTT
Proteins encoded in this window:
- the LOC129258707 gene encoding retinol dehydrogenase 12-like, which translates into the protein MAMEIAKDLLEHGKVILRDSADWFHAASLPVQVAVGTVGFLAASYGLYCVWFYGGTRRVKSSVTLKGKTVIITGGNSGIGRETAVDLASRGARVILGCRNPTKAEAAVAEVRRRSNNQNVIFKLVDVSDLESVRNFAEEILREEKRLDILINNAGIGGTKYRTTPEGFDIVMATNHVGHFVLTLTLIDLIKKSAPSRIINVSSLLHSSISNIDYTNKSGKGVKKMEFYGRSKLANVHFARELARRLEGTGVTSYSLHPGAIYSNIWETSWGSSGTKFLYYLFLPILTFCMLSEKDGAQTTIYCAIDESITHLSGGYFSNCRKAKESKLAKDDKLAKQLWDVSCEATGISPDILKA